The Halomonas sp. KG2 genome contains a region encoding:
- a CDS encoding DeoR/GlpR family transcriptional regulator yields the protein MNQQFRQDAIVELVRQHGYMSIEQLTDHFAVTPQTIRRDLNTLANEGRVRRVHGGAGIESSTVNTAYSTRKTLHLEEKERIAHCLAQQIPHHSSLFINIGTSNEMIAQALLEHQGLEIITNNLNVAAILQHKEDFTVIIAGGQVRSRDGGIIGEATIDFINQFKVDYGIIGISGIDEDGSLLEFDYQEVRVAQAIIANSRRIYLAADYSKFHRNPVVRQGNISQLDALFTDRKPPESILQLLSQHGVALHIA from the coding sequence ATGAACCAACAGTTTCGCCAAGATGCTATCGTCGAGCTAGTCCGCCAGCATGGCTATATGAGCATTGAGCAACTGACCGATCACTTCGCAGTGACGCCACAAACCATTCGGCGTGATTTAAATACGCTAGCAAACGAAGGGCGGGTTCGTCGTGTTCATGGCGGTGCAGGAATAGAGTCGAGCACTGTTAACACCGCCTACAGCACGCGTAAAACGCTACATTTAGAAGAGAAAGAGCGGATTGCTCACTGTTTAGCGCAGCAAATTCCTCATCACTCTTCACTGTTTATTAATATCGGTACCAGTAACGAGATGATCGCCCAAGCGTTGCTTGAACACCAGGGCTTAGAAATCATTACCAATAACCTGAACGTGGCCGCCATTCTTCAGCACAAAGAAGACTTCACGGTGATTATTGCTGGCGGGCAAGTTCGCTCTCGCGATGGCGGTATTATCGGCGAAGCCACTATCGATTTTATCAATCAATTTAAAGTGGATTACGGAATCATCGGGATTAGCGGTATTGATGAAGATGGCTCGCTCCTTGAATTTGATTACCAGGAAGTCCGTGTTGCTCAAGCGATTATTGCCAATTCGCGACGCATTTATCTCGCCGCAGATTACTCAAAATTTCATCGAAATCCGGTGGTGCGCCAAGGGAATATTTCCCAGCTCGATGCTCTGTTCACTGATCGGAAGCCTCCTGAATCGATTCTGCAGCTGTTATCGCAGCACGGTGTCGCGTTGCATATCGCTTAA
- a CDS encoding NADPH:quinone reductase: MSKRIQFSKTGDSDVLEWVDTAPRAPGSGEVRIANKAVGLNFIDIYFRTGLYPAPSMPSGLGTEGAGVVDAVGEGVTHLKEGDRVAYAQGPLGAYAEMHTLPAAKVIKLPDFIDFETAAASMLKGLTVQYLLRQTYELKGGETILFHAAAGGVGSIACQWAKALGVKLIGTVSSKEKADLAMANGAWATINYSEENVVERVRELTNGEMCDVVYDSVGKDTWEMSLDCLKPRSLMVSFGNASGPVDGVNIGILNQKGALFVTRPSLNGYADTRERFEMMCDDFFGMIKSGKLRIDVANRYPLKDAGKAQDALQSRQTTGSTVLIP, from the coding sequence ATGTCTAAACGTATTCAGTTTTCCAAAACGGGTGATTCAGATGTGTTGGAGTGGGTCGACACAGCGCCTAGGGCACCCGGCAGCGGTGAAGTGCGTATTGCTAATAAAGCGGTGGGCCTGAATTTTATTGATATCTACTTTCGTACAGGGCTCTATCCTGCGCCATCTATGCCTTCTGGATTAGGCACTGAAGGTGCAGGGGTTGTCGACGCAGTGGGTGAAGGCGTTACCCATCTAAAAGAGGGTGACCGGGTAGCGTATGCACAAGGGCCATTGGGTGCTTATGCAGAGATGCATACCTTGCCAGCGGCCAAGGTAATTAAGCTGCCAGACTTTATTGATTTTGAAACCGCTGCGGCCAGTATGCTGAAAGGGCTAACCGTGCAGTATCTGCTGCGTCAAACTTATGAGCTAAAGGGCGGTGAGACCATTCTTTTTCATGCCGCTGCTGGAGGCGTTGGCTCGATTGCCTGCCAGTGGGCTAAAGCGCTAGGCGTCAAGCTGATTGGAACGGTTAGCTCAAAAGAGAAAGCAGACTTGGCGATGGCCAACGGGGCATGGGCAACGATCAACTACAGCGAAGAGAATGTGGTAGAGCGGGTGCGTGAGCTAACCAATGGCGAAATGTGCGATGTGGTTTATGACTCAGTAGGAAAAGATACCTGGGAAATGTCGTTAGACTGCCTAAAGCCTCGCTCGCTAATGGTCAGCTTTGGTAATGCGTCTGGCCCCGTAGACGGGGTGAATATAGGTATTCTGAACCAAAAAGGCGCGCTGTTTGTCACCCGCCCAAGTTTGAACGGCTATGCTGACACCCGTGAACGCTTTGAAATGATGTGCGATGACTTTTTTGGCATGATCAAAAGCGGCAAACTTCGTATTGACGTAGCAAACCGCTACCCGCTTAAAGACGCAGGAAAGGCTCAAGATGCCCTGCAAAGCCGTCAAACAACTGGCTCGACCGTGCTAATCCCTTAA
- the nfo gene encoding deoxyribonuclease IV, producing MHYLGAHVSAAGGADQAVLRAVEIGANGFALFTKNQRQWKGKPLTDEAIAAFKQACKTHGFGPEQILPHDSYLINLGHPETAGLEKSRAAFLDEMQRCEQLGLTLLNFHPGSHLNKISETDCLKRIADSINEALLASQGVTAVIENTAGQGTNLGWRFEHLAEIIAQVDDKTRVGVCIDTCHAFAAGYDLRTTEATKTTLNELGKVVGFEYLRGMHLNDAKSAFASRVDRHHSLGKGNIGLDAFTTIMRDERIHDIPMILETVEPGIWADEINWLRTQVPEAAPGK from the coding sequence ATGCACTATCTTGGTGCCCACGTAAGCGCCGCGGGTGGCGCGGATCAAGCAGTGCTCCGTGCGGTAGAAATTGGCGCAAATGGCTTTGCTCTGTTCACCAAAAATCAGCGGCAGTGGAAAGGTAAACCGCTGACCGACGAGGCCATTGCGGCGTTTAAACAGGCCTGCAAAACCCACGGGTTTGGCCCAGAACAAATTTTACCCCACGACAGTTACCTGATTAACCTAGGCCATCCGGAAACCGCTGGGCTTGAAAAATCACGTGCTGCGTTTTTAGACGAAATGCAGCGTTGTGAGCAACTAGGTCTCACGTTATTAAACTTCCACCCTGGCAGTCATCTGAACAAAATCAGCGAAACCGACTGTTTGAAACGCATTGCAGACTCCATCAACGAGGCTTTGCTAGCCTCACAGGGTGTCACGGCGGTAATTGAAAACACCGCCGGGCAAGGCACTAACCTTGGCTGGCGCTTCGAGCATTTAGCGGAAATTATTGCCCAGGTCGATGATAAAACCCGTGTTGGCGTTTGTATTGATACCTGTCACGCCTTCGCCGCCGGGTATGACCTACGTACCACCGAGGCCACCAAAACAACGTTGAATGAGCTCGGCAAGGTGGTCGGCTTTGAGTATTTACGCGGCATGCATTTAAACGATGCTAAGAGTGCCTTCGCCAGCCGTGTCGACCGCCACCATAGCCTGGGTAAAGGCAATATCGGCCTGGATGCGTTCACTACGATCATGCGAGACGAACGCATTCATGACATACCGATGATTCTTGAAACCGTCGAACCCGGCATTTGGGCTGATGAAATCAACTGGTTACGTACTCAAGTGCCTGAAGCAGCGCCTGGCAAATAG
- a CDS encoding SLC13 family permease, with amino-acid sequence MTMESIGLAPSTLIFIILGLTLAAFMWGRFRYDLVALAALLGSVMLGLVPTDEAFKGFGHPAVITVAAVLVISRGFERSGVVDIIANQVLKVGERLLLQLLVLVGTVVVLSGVMNNVGALALLLPVAMRLAREHNTSPSLLLMPLAFGSLLGGLTTLIGTPPNIIIATYRGNITGENFGMFSFTPVGVAVALVGLVFIVLVGWRLTPKRSGQASTEEMFDTANYLVELKVSEESKANGLTLQQLHDELEEAIPVLAVVREDDRRAGYSFHGVLREGDILLLEAGPDELKLLEDKVGLSAIAEPEKDEQDSDEADSENGDSQPSDERQPVDTEGLQLIEAVVRNDSMMVNRSVRQLRLNQQFGLHLVAVARDGGRLKQRLRDIRFQTGDVLLLQGSENEIADSLATLGCLPLANRELHLGQPRKLALSIGIFALAILAMLFDLLPAAVAMSSAALISLLIGVLPLREGYQAIDGPVIVLLAAMLPVGEALETSGGAEIIADALLRFGVEWPITISLAGLFILSMLLSNVVNNAAAALLMAPIAASLASGFDVSLDPFLMVVAVSASCAFLTPIGHQSNTLVLGPGGYQFGDYWKLGLPLSLVVMVVAIPAILWVWPL; translated from the coding sequence ATGACAATGGAAAGCATTGGGCTTGCGCCTAGCACGTTGATTTTTATCATTTTGGGATTAACGCTTGCCGCTTTTATGTGGGGTCGATTTCGCTATGATCTCGTTGCGCTTGCGGCGTTGCTCGGCTCGGTAATGCTTGGGCTTGTGCCTACCGATGAGGCTTTTAAAGGCTTTGGGCATCCAGCCGTGATTACGGTGGCCGCGGTATTGGTCATCAGTCGAGGGTTTGAGCGCTCGGGTGTTGTCGATATCATCGCCAATCAAGTGCTCAAAGTAGGTGAACGGCTGCTACTGCAGTTACTGGTATTAGTGGGTACGGTCGTGGTGCTTTCTGGGGTGATGAATAACGTAGGGGCACTGGCGTTACTGTTGCCCGTTGCCATGCGGCTTGCTCGAGAGCACAACACATCCCCATCGCTGTTATTAATGCCGTTGGCGTTTGGTTCATTGCTGGGAGGCTTAACCACGCTGATTGGCACGCCACCTAACATTATTATTGCCACATACAGGGGTAATATCACCGGTGAAAACTTCGGCATGTTCAGCTTTACCCCGGTGGGGGTTGCTGTTGCGTTAGTCGGTCTGGTGTTTATTGTGCTTGTGGGCTGGCGCTTAACGCCTAAGCGCAGTGGGCAGGCTTCAACCGAAGAAATGTTTGATACTGCTAATTATTTGGTTGAGCTAAAGGTCTCAGAAGAGTCAAAGGCTAATGGTCTGACACTCCAGCAACTACATGATGAGTTAGAGGAGGCTATTCCGGTTCTTGCCGTGGTACGAGAAGATGATCGCCGCGCCGGGTACTCATTTCACGGGGTGCTTCGGGAAGGGGATATTTTGCTGCTGGAAGCAGGGCCTGATGAACTCAAGCTGCTGGAAGACAAAGTAGGGCTGAGCGCGATTGCGGAACCCGAGAAAGATGAGCAAGACAGTGATGAGGCCGATAGCGAAAATGGAGATTCACAACCGTCGGATGAGCGCCAGCCTGTCGATACGGAAGGTCTGCAGCTGATTGAGGCGGTGGTGCGTAACGATTCGATGATGGTCAATCGAAGCGTACGCCAGCTGCGGTTAAACCAGCAGTTCGGGCTGCATTTAGTGGCGGTGGCCCGGGATGGAGGGCGTTTAAAGCAACGTCTTCGGGACATTCGTTTTCAAACCGGTGATGTACTGCTGTTACAAGGCAGTGAAAACGAAATCGCCGATAGCTTAGCGACCCTTGGCTGTTTGCCGCTGGCTAACCGTGAGCTTCACTTAGGGCAACCGCGAAAATTGGCGCTGTCGATCGGTATTTTTGCCCTCGCCATTCTTGCGATGCTGTTTGATCTGCTTCCTGCGGCTGTTGCCATGAGTAGCGCGGCGTTGATATCACTGCTGATAGGAGTGCTGCCGCTGAGAGAAGGTTATCAAGCCATTGATGGACCCGTTATTGTTCTCCTGGCGGCCATGCTACCGGTTGGGGAAGCGCTTGAAACGAGCGGTGGCGCTGAAATTATTGCTGATGCACTACTACGATTTGGCGTTGAGTGGCCCATCACTATTTCATTGGCCGGGCTATTTATTCTCTCGATGTTACTGTCCAACGTGGTCAATAACGCCGCAGCCGCGTTGTTGATGGCGCCTATTGCCGCCAGTCTTGCGAGTGGTTTTGATGTATCACTCGATCCCTTTCTAATGGTGGTGGCTGTCAGCGCCTCATGCGCCTTTCTAACACCGATAGGCCACCAGTCCAATACGCTAGTGTTAGGCCCGGGTGGTTACCAGTTCGGTGATTATTGGAAGCTTGGCCTTCCGCTTTCGTTAGTGGTGATGGTGGTCGCTATTCCTGCCATTTTATGGGTCTGGCCGCTCTAG
- a CDS encoding benzoate/H(+) symporter BenE family transporter has protein sequence MEAPPTLQPTGSHKTPFWRDISLSAVTAGFVAVTIGYTSSAAIIFQAAAAAGASTAQISSWLWALGIGMGITSIGLSLRYRMPLLTAWSTPGAAFLATNLPGIPLDEAIGAFLFSALLITLCGVTGLFERLMRYIPSAIASALLAGILLRFGLELFNVMESQWLLPLAMLAAWVAGRRLWPTLAVPGVLLIGIAIALWQGQLNVHSIPLAPTVPVFTAPTFSLTTLISIGIPLFVITMATQNLPGVAVLRAAGYQPNSSPLISWTGGATLLLAPFGGYAFNMAAISAAVCIGPDAHANPLKRYTAGVAAGVFYIAMGIFGGTVTGIFNALPSVLVMSLAGIALLGTLSGGLANAFENSGQRDAAIVTFLLTGSGITLLGIGGAFWGLVAGLVVLKLTKAPKH, from the coding sequence ATGGAGGCGCCACCTACCCTACAGCCCACAGGAAGCCATAAAACCCCTTTCTGGCGAGACATTAGCCTCTCGGCCGTCACTGCAGGCTTCGTTGCGGTCACCATTGGCTACACAAGCTCAGCGGCAATCATTTTCCAGGCGGCAGCCGCGGCGGGCGCCAGTACTGCGCAAATCAGCTCTTGGCTGTGGGCGCTGGGCATAGGCATGGGCATTACCTCGATAGGACTATCGCTGCGCTACCGCATGCCTTTATTGACAGCGTGGTCAACGCCAGGTGCGGCGTTTTTGGCGACTAATCTTCCTGGCATTCCACTTGATGAAGCCATCGGTGCCTTCCTCTTCTCCGCGCTGCTCATTACGCTCTGCGGGGTAACAGGTTTATTCGAGCGCTTGATGCGCTATATCCCCAGCGCAATCGCCTCAGCTCTACTGGCAGGTATTCTGCTGCGCTTTGGCCTAGAGCTGTTTAACGTGATGGAAAGCCAATGGCTGCTACCACTGGCCATGTTAGCCGCTTGGGTAGCAGGTCGGCGCCTATGGCCAACGCTCGCAGTGCCTGGCGTGCTGTTAATCGGCATTGCTATTGCCCTTTGGCAGGGTCAACTTAACGTACACAGCATTCCGTTAGCGCCTACCGTACCTGTTTTCACTGCGCCTACCTTTTCGCTGACAACGCTGATCAGCATTGGCATCCCCCTGTTTGTCATTACCATGGCAACTCAAAATTTACCTGGGGTAGCCGTGCTACGCGCAGCAGGCTATCAGCCAAACAGTTCGCCGCTCATTAGTTGGACAGGGGGGGCAACGCTGTTACTTGCCCCTTTTGGTGGCTATGCATTCAATATGGCGGCCATTAGCGCCGCGGTATGCATAGGGCCTGACGCCCATGCGAACCCTCTTAAACGCTATACCGCAGGCGTTGCAGCGGGCGTGTTCTATATCGCGATGGGCATCTTTGGGGGGACGGTTACCGGTATCTTCAATGCCCTTCCCAGCGTCCTAGTGATGTCGCTGGCAGGGATAGCATTACTGGGCACATTAAGCGGTGGGTTAGCGAATGCATTTGAAAATAGCGGGCAACGAGATGCCGCCATTGTTACCTTTTTACTAACCGGCTCTGGCATCACGTTGTTAGGTATCGGCGGCGCATTCTGGGGGCTTGTGGCGGGCTTGGTGGTACTAAAGCTGACCAAGGCTCCAAAGCATTAG
- the glpK gene encoding glycerol kinase GlpK — protein sequence MSSFILAIDQGTTSSRAILFDRQGQIEAVAQQEFPQHFPQDGWIEHDPENIWETVLATCREVLEKANVSPEQIDGIGITNQRETTVVWDRETGKPLYNAIVWQDRRTSELCQTLRDQGHTEAVQAKTGLLIDPYFSATKLAWILDNVAGARERAQRGELLFGTIDTFLIWRLTNGKQHVTDATNASRTAIFNIHNQTWDDELLALFNVPANMLPEVKDSSDDFGTTDADWLGASIPIAGVAGDQQAALVGQACFQPGMGKSTYGTGCFMIVNTGDTPSVSRNRLLTTIGYRINGKPTYAMEGSIFVAGATVQWLRDGLNLFADASETEALAKETRSGHSVYLVPAFTGLGAPHWDPKARGAIFGLTRDTGIAEIVAAGLQAVCYQTRDLQHCMNDDMEATPGNLRVDGGMVKNSWVMQFLADMLDVQVDRPTILETTALGAAYLAGLRLGWYDTLEEIEQLWRCEKSFTPKMPESTREALYQGWLDAVNRVRCN from the coding sequence ATGTCCTCCTTTATTCTCGCCATCGATCAAGGTACGACCAGCTCGCGCGCCATTTTATTTGACCGCCAAGGCCAAATAGAGGCGGTTGCCCAACAGGAATTTCCTCAGCACTTCCCTCAAGATGGGTGGATAGAGCATGATCCCGAAAATATTTGGGAGACTGTCCTCGCCACCTGTCGTGAGGTATTAGAAAAGGCGAATGTTTCGCCAGAGCAGATTGATGGAATTGGCATTACTAACCAACGTGAAACCACGGTGGTGTGGGATAGAGAGACGGGTAAGCCGCTCTATAACGCGATTGTCTGGCAGGATCGACGTACCTCTGAACTTTGTCAAACACTCCGTGACCAAGGGCATACAGAGGCAGTACAAGCGAAAACAGGCCTCTTAATAGACCCTTATTTTTCTGCCACCAAGCTCGCCTGGATACTCGATAATGTAGCAGGAGCCCGCGAGCGTGCGCAGCGTGGTGAGCTACTCTTTGGCACTATCGATACCTTTTTGATTTGGCGATTAACGAATGGCAAGCAACATGTCACTGATGCCACCAACGCATCACGAACAGCCATTTTTAATATCCATAATCAAACATGGGACGATGAGCTGTTAGCGTTGTTTAACGTTCCTGCCAACATGCTGCCCGAAGTAAAAGACTCCAGCGATGATTTTGGCACCACTGACGCGGACTGGTTAGGGGCGTCTATTCCTATTGCGGGTGTGGCAGGGGATCAGCAGGCCGCGCTAGTGGGGCAAGCGTGCTTTCAGCCAGGAATGGGTAAAAGCACCTATGGCACCGGCTGTTTTATGATCGTTAACACTGGGGATACACCGTCGGTATCACGAAATCGCCTGCTAACCACCATTGGCTACCGAATTAATGGCAAGCCGACCTATGCGATGGAGGGCAGTATTTTCGTTGCTGGGGCGACTGTACAGTGGCTACGCGATGGGTTGAACCTGTTTGCGGATGCGTCAGAAACAGAAGCGCTTGCTAAAGAAACCCGCAGCGGACATAGCGTTTACTTGGTACCGGCCTTTACTGGCTTGGGTGCGCCCCATTGGGACCCTAAAGCGCGAGGGGCGATTTTTGGCCTCACTCGGGATACCGGTATTGCCGAAATCGTTGCGGCGGGGCTCCAGGCGGTGTGTTACCAGACCCGTGACCTTCAGCACTGTATGAATGACGACATGGAAGCTACGCCTGGCAACCTACGGGTCGATGGTGGCATGGTGAAAAACAGCTGGGTGATGCAGTTTTTAGCCGATATGCTCGATGTCCAGGTAGATAGACCGACTATTCTTGAAACGACAGCGCTTGGAGCTGCTTATTTGGCAGGCCTACGTTTGGGTTGGTATGACACGCTTGAAGAAATTGAGCAGCTCTGGCGTTGCGAAAAGAGCTTTACCCCTAAAATGCCAGAATCGACTCGGGAGGCGTTGTACCAGGGTTGGCTAGACGCTGTGAATCGCGTGCGTTGTAATTAA
- a CDS encoding XRE family transcriptional regulator, producing MVSDPHTIAEHIAGTVKKLRKDRGWSLDRAAGETGVSKAMLGQIERGESSPTISTLWKIASGFRVSFSTLFDGDKPALGELHRDGWEFVWGDDSAGMQARLLFPYDPLLGFEMFMIELAPGAISESSPHASGVVEHIVVVEGEMELRIDERWQTLRVGEGLRFFADRPHAMRNSATTRLRFHDVIHYLPGAASGT from the coding sequence ATAGTGAGTGACCCTCATACCATTGCCGAACACATTGCGGGAACCGTTAAAAAGCTACGTAAAGATCGTGGTTGGAGCCTAGATCGCGCGGCGGGTGAAACGGGTGTGAGTAAAGCCATGTTGGGACAGATAGAGCGTGGTGAGTCTAGCCCTACCATCTCAACGCTGTGGAAGATCGCGAGTGGTTTTCGAGTGTCGTTTTCAACCCTGTTTGATGGTGACAAGCCTGCGTTAGGCGAACTTCATAGAGATGGCTGGGAGTTCGTTTGGGGCGATGATAGCGCTGGGATGCAAGCGCGGCTGCTGTTCCCTTACGACCCGCTGCTGGGCTTTGAAATGTTTATGATTGAGCTAGCGCCAGGGGCGATCAGTGAGTCGTCACCCCACGCCAGCGGTGTGGTAGAACACATCGTCGTTGTTGAGGGCGAGATGGAGTTGCGCATTGACGAGCGCTGGCAAACGCTGCGAGTAGGCGAGGGGCTGCGTTTTTTTGCCGACCGCCCCCACGCCATGCGTAACAGCGCTACGACGCGGCTACGTTTTCACGATGTGATTCACTATTTGCCAGGCGCTGCTTCAGGCACTTGA
- a CDS encoding glycerophosphoryl diester phosphodiesterase, with product MTHPAICLPTLIAHRGYSAAAPENTLTAVRAAHQAGTTWVELDVQLLGDGTPVIWHDSNISRCSDSRGDLASLTWQRAQQLDVGSWFGDAFVGEKMASLEAMLALLNELNMGVNLEIKVNKGRDPIALVDTVLPIVLATLPAERLIVSSFDARALARCRSIAPKEALALGVLFGSTPPTWRDQCQAIDAFSIHPHWPRLKHTQAAAMRRDGYEILCYTANDPSAFESRWGWGVASAITDEPEAFQRYLNNRRRHG from the coding sequence ATGACGCACCCAGCAATCTGTTTGCCTACCCTTATAGCCCACCGCGGATACTCCGCCGCCGCACCTGAAAACACCCTAACGGCAGTGCGTGCCGCGCATCAAGCGGGCACGACTTGGGTGGAGTTAGACGTTCAACTATTGGGCGATGGGACCCCTGTCATCTGGCACGATAGCAATATTAGCCGCTGCTCCGATAGCCGTGGCGACCTTGCTAGCCTGACGTGGCAGCGTGCGCAACAGCTTGACGTCGGCAGTTGGTTTGGCGATGCGTTTGTAGGTGAAAAGATGGCCAGTCTAGAGGCCATGCTGGCGCTGTTGAACGAACTCAATATGGGGGTGAATTTAGAGATCAAAGTAAACAAAGGCCGTGACCCCATCGCCTTGGTAGATACCGTCTTACCAATCGTATTAGCAACACTGCCCGCCGAACGGCTGATTGTGTCCTCATTTGATGCCCGAGCGTTAGCGCGATGTCGCAGTATCGCACCCAAAGAAGCCCTCGCACTGGGCGTACTATTTGGCAGTACACCTCCAACCTGGCGTGACCAGTGTCAAGCTATCGACGCCTTTAGTATCCACCCTCATTGGCCGCGCTTAAAACACACTCAGGCTGCTGCCATGCGCCGAGATGGTTATGAAATTTTATGCTATACCGCCAACGACCCCAGCGCTTTTGAAAGTCGCTGGGGCTGGGGAGTAGCCAGCGCGATTACTGATGAGCCTGAAGCATTTCAACGCTATTTGAATAATCGACGTCGACACGGTTAA
- a CDS encoding FAD-dependent oxidoreductase → MKLRNRNIEKLHTDDFDALIIGGGINGAATAAALAGKGAKVALIDRGDFAGSTSMHSSNLVWGGIKYMESKDFALVRKLCKSRNHLIKSYPSTVQEIRFLTTISKGFRHSPWYLWAGTWLYWLMGNGFTKLPRLLSPKNIKQEEPIIDIEGSVGGFEYSDAYLHDNDARFVFNFVRHSLNYGAIAANYVESLGAEREGQHWVTKARNVMDGSTFNIRSKVLINAAGPWVDQHNALTGEKTTHQHLYSKGIHLIVPQLTETKRVLAFFADDGRLFFVIPMGNRTCIGTTDTHMEHPEVDVTAEDIEFVLENINKRLTLEKPLSQDDIISTRCGVRPLAIKADQGDGDRDFLQLSRKHVIDTNADSAHISIFGGKLTDCLNVGDEIAEEVVRLGVNLSDINYRWYGEPPEPVKQQFMDQAKRMNLDAMTAPTSTEPLSSRLWRRYAEQAMQMLEKIRQDPAEADILIEGTEYIRCELEHARDHEMITQLEDFLRRRAKVSLVVHHEQLRHSKGLKEACRVLFGDQAEERFATYFAENRDTSQPFVAQAEPQNTH, encoded by the coding sequence ATGAAACTGCGTAACCGGAATATCGAGAAATTGCACACTGACGACTTTGACGCACTAATCATCGGTGGCGGCATTAACGGCGCAGCAACGGCAGCCGCGCTTGCAGGCAAAGGCGCTAAAGTCGCCTTAATAGACCGCGGTGATTTTGCGGGAAGCACCAGTATGCACTCCTCCAACTTAGTTTGGGGAGGCATTAAGTATATGGAGAGCAAGGATTTCGCATTAGTACGCAAACTGTGCAAAAGCCGTAATCACTTGATTAAAAGTTACCCATCTACCGTTCAGGAAATTCGCTTTCTGACTACCATCAGCAAAGGTTTCCGCCATTCACCCTGGTATTTGTGGGCAGGCACCTGGCTCTACTGGCTAATGGGAAACGGGTTTACTAAGCTGCCCCGCTTACTGTCTCCCAAGAACATTAAGCAAGAAGAACCCATTATTGATATCGAAGGCTCAGTCGGTGGGTTTGAATACTCAGATGCCTACTTACACGATAACGATGCCCGATTTGTATTTAATTTTGTTCGCCATTCGCTTAACTATGGGGCAATTGCAGCTAATTATGTTGAGTCGCTTGGTGCTGAACGCGAAGGTCAGCACTGGGTAACGAAAGCGCGCAATGTCATGGATGGCAGCACATTCAATATCCGTTCCAAAGTATTAATTAATGCGGCTGGCCCCTGGGTAGACCAGCACAACGCACTTACCGGCGAGAAAACCACCCATCAACATCTTTACTCAAAAGGCATTCATCTGATCGTTCCGCAATTGACGGAAACTAAACGGGTACTGGCGTTTTTTGCCGACGATGGGCGACTGTTTTTTGTCATTCCCATGGGGAATCGCACCTGCATCGGCACGACTGATACACATATGGAACATCCAGAGGTGGATGTCACCGCTGAAGATATTGAGTTTGTATTGGAAAATATCAATAAGCGCCTAACGTTAGAAAAGCCGCTTAGCCAAGACGATATTATTTCAACACGCTGCGGTGTTCGGCCCCTGGCTATCAAAGCAGATCAGGGTGACGGCGATCGCGATTTTCTCCAGCTATCGCGTAAACATGTCATCGATACCAATGCGGATAGCGCCCACATTAGTATTTTTGGGGGTAAATTAACCGACTGCTTGAATGTAGGTGATGAAATCGCAGAAGAAGTGGTCCGCCTAGGTGTCAATCTCAGCGATATCAACTATCGCTGGTACGGCGAGCCGCCAGAGCCTGTTAAACAGCAGTTTATGGACCAAGCTAAACGGATGAATCTAGATGCTATGACCGCACCAACGTCTACCGAGCCGCTCTCTTCCCGGCTGTGGCGGCGTTATGCAGAACAGGCCATGCAAATGCTAGAAAAAATCCGTCAGGATCCAGCGGAAGCCGATATTCTCATTGAAGGTACCGAATATATTCGCTGCGAACTAGAGCATGCCCGAGACCACGAAATGATTACGCAACTGGAGGACTTCCTGCGCCGAAGAGCCAAAGTCTCACTAGTTGTTCACCATGAACAGCTGCGCCACTCTAAGGGGCTGAAAGAAGCTTGTCGTGTCCTATTCGGAGACCAAGCAGAAGAGCGCTTTGCTACCTACTTTGCTGAAAATCGTGACACCTCACAGCCTTTCGTTGCACAAGCAGAGCCACAGAACACTCACTGA